A DNA window from Melanotaenia boesemani isolate fMelBoe1 chromosome 6, fMelBoe1.pri, whole genome shotgun sequence contains the following coding sequences:
- the rab13 gene encoding ras-related protein Rab-13, producing the protein MAKKYDFLFKLLLIGDSGVGKTCLIIRFAEDNFNTTYISTIGIDFKVKTIEVDGKKVKLQVWDTAGQERFKTITTAYYRGAMGIILVYDITDEKSFENIQNWMKSIKENASAGVNRMLLGNKCDIETKRKVSKETGEKLAKDHGIRFFETSAKSSINVEESFLALARDILYKSSKKPAQTSREVKITSSTEKKTSKCVLL; encoded by the exons ATGGCGAAAAAGTATGATTTCCTATTTAAACTGTTACTCATCGGGGACAGCGGTGTGGGAAAAACATGTCTGATCATACGTTTTGCTGAGGACAATTTCAACACCACATATATTTCGACCATCG GCATCgactttaaagtaaaaacaattgAGGTGGATGGGAAGAAAGTGAAACTCCAAGTCTG GGACACAGCAGGACAGGAGAGGTTCAAAACTATTACAACAGCCTACTACAGGGGAGCCATG GGCATCATTCTGGTGTATGACATCACAGACGAGAAGTCCTTCGAAAACATCCAGAACTGGATGAAGAGCATTAAAGAA AATGCATCTGCTGGGGTCAATCGGATGCTGCTCGGCAATAAGTGTGACATTGAGACAAAGCGGAAAGTTTCCAAAGAGACAGGAGAAAAG CTGGCAAAAGATCATGGTATCAGATTCTTTGAGACCAGTGCAAAGTCCAGCATTAATGTGGAAGAG TCTTTTCTGGCTTTGGCACGAGACATACTGTATAAATCCAGCAAGAAGCCG GCCCAGACAAGCCGAGAGGTGAAAATCACCAGCAGTACAGAGAAAAAGACCTCTAAGTGTGTTCTTCTCTAG